In the Colwellia sp. 20A7 genome, one interval contains:
- a CDS encoding NAD(P)H-dependent flavin oxidoreductase: MKTRITELLNIKYPIIQGGMMWVGRAELAAAVSNAGGLGILTALTQPTPEALREEIKRCQGMTDKPFGVNITLLPSITPPPYEEYAQVIIESGVKIVETAGRSPEPFMPAFKAAGIKVIHKCTSVRHALKAEKIGCDAVSVDGFECAGHPGEDDVTNLVLLPAAFAKLTIPFVASGGIATGSQMAAAMVLGAEGVNMGTRFVATQEAPVHENMKQAIVEASETDTTLMFRTLNNTARVFKNDIAKQVVAIEAKDGPTDFSDLQPLVAGARGRERCIEKGEINDGIWTVGQVIGLIDDIPTCEVLINRMVTEAKASLQSRLATFIS, from the coding sequence ATGAAGACACGTATAACAGAATTACTGAATATTAAATACCCAATTATCCAAGGTGGCATGATGTGGGTTGGACGTGCAGAGCTTGCTGCGGCGGTATCTAACGCAGGTGGTTTAGGCATTTTAACCGCCCTCACACAACCAACGCCTGAAGCTCTTAGAGAAGAAATAAAGCGTTGCCAAGGCATGACCGATAAACCGTTCGGTGTAAATATTACCCTTTTACCGTCTATCACACCTCCTCCTTACGAAGAATATGCACAAGTTATTATAGAAAGCGGTGTAAAAATAGTAGAAACCGCTGGAAGAAGTCCTGAGCCCTTCATGCCAGCATTTAAAGCGGCAGGTATTAAAGTTATTCATAAATGCACCTCGGTACGTCATGCCCTAAAAGCTGAAAAGATAGGGTGTGATGCGGTCAGTGTTGATGGTTTTGAATGTGCAGGCCACCCTGGTGAAGACGACGTAACCAATCTTGTCTTGTTACCTGCAGCATTCGCCAAACTAACCATTCCATTTGTTGCGTCTGGTGGTATAGCGACAGGCTCTCAAATGGCAGCGGCGATGGTATTGGGTGCTGAGGGCGTCAATATGGGCACACGATTTGTTGCCACTCAAGAAGCGCCTGTTCATGAAAACATGAAACAAGCCATCGTTGAAGCCAGCGAAACGGATACCACCTTAATGTTTCGTACACTCAATAACACGGCACGCGTATTTAAAAACGATATCGCCAAGCAAGTTGTTGCAATAGAAGCGAAAGATGGGCCGACAGACTTTAGCGATTTACAGCCGCTAGTGGCGGGTGCACGCGGTCGTGAGCGTTGTATAGAAAAAGGTGAAATCAATGATGGTATTTGGACAGTGGGGCAGGTTATAGGTCTTATTGATGACATCCCTACCTGTGAAGTGCTGATTAACCGTATGGTTACAGAAGCTAAAGCTAGCTTGCAATCACGTTTGGCAACATTTATCAGCTAG
- a CDS encoding TonB-dependent receptor: protein MSQGIEVDGLLAVNDNLTIGASVGYLQAEYKEFNVSCPLNALEAAKVDCVEIDGELQQSLSGFQIENAPKLTGTMFAEYFTTISDMNAGVRLDANYKDDITLSTSQDSHLTEDAYTKVNINFTLTSAEDTWSASLGVFNLTDEQPITFGGETAFVPGLYYVGTERGREIKASATYYWF, encoded by the coding sequence ATTTCGCAAGGTATTGAAGTGGACGGTTTACTCGCCGTAAACGACAACCTAACCATCGGCGCGAGTGTTGGGTATTTACAGGCAGAATATAAGGAGTTCAATGTCAGTTGCCCATTAAACGCACTAGAAGCAGCCAAAGTTGACTGCGTAGAGATAGACGGCGAACTTCAGCAGTCACTCTCTGGATTCCAAATAGAAAATGCACCAAAATTAACAGGCACAATGTTTGCTGAGTACTTTACCACTATAAGTGATATGAATGCTGGAGTACGCTTAGATGCAAACTACAAGGATGATATCACCCTTAGCACTTCTCAGGACTCTCATCTTACCGAGGATGCCTATACTAAAGTTAATATCAACTTCACTCTGACCTCAGCTGAGGACACATGGTCTGCTAGTTTAGGCGTATTCAACCTGACTGATGAACAACCGATAACCTTTGGTGGAGAAACAGCCTTTGTACCTGGACTCTACTATGTAGGCACAGAACGCGGTCGTGAAATCAAAGCGTCAGCTACTTATTATTGGTTTTAA
- a CDS encoding VOC family protein: MKNIQLNDYSNLELNTKDMKSTLAYFSDVLALPLVSIKWADQSKAAVRAVMQLNKNSMISFLCTLRTSDVIELGVTHSINAGDSTTAGTLQHNALNVDSLEDLLAMRDRIRSCGVHCVGPMDHGFCQSIYFVGPDETALEISTLTTNNIREWIEPSTVEAAGVTKEEMKKLLGGD; the protein is encoded by the coding sequence ATGAAAAATATTCAGCTAAATGACTATAGTAATTTAGAACTTAATACGAAAGACATGAAGTCAACACTAGCATATTTTTCTGATGTACTTGCCTTACCTTTGGTATCTATAAAATGGGCCGATCAGTCCAAAGCAGCAGTTCGAGCAGTGATGCAACTTAATAAAAATTCAATGATTTCATTTCTATGTACTTTACGTACAAGTGACGTTATTGAACTTGGTGTCACTCATTCTATAAATGCTGGCGACTCTACTACGGCTGGAACATTACAGCATAACGCTTTAAATGTTGATTCGCTTGAAGATTTATTAGCAATGCGCGACAGAATAAGATCTTGCGGTGTTCACTGTGTAGGCCCTATGGACCACGGTTTTTGCCAATCTATTTATTTTGTTGGGCCTGACGAAACTGCACTCGAAATATCAACATTAACGACAAATAATATCAGAGAATGGATAGAGCCTAGTACAGTAGAAGCTGCCGGAGTCACCAAGGAAGAAATGAAAAAATTATTAGGCGGTGATTAG
- a CDS encoding NADH:flavin oxidoreductase: MNKNIDSLFKPFSLKSLSLENRIVMAPMTRGFSRGGLPTSDMADYYQRRAEGGTGLIITEGTTINDPVASMGKGIPYFHGEQALAGWENTVKAVHSFGGKIMPQLWHAGMMRDPKISPNSELSSIGPSGLLLPGKQLTEPMTLAQIENVIKGFAVAAADAMRIGFDGIEIHAAHGYLIDQFFWSGTNQRTDEWGGSMANRGRFAVEIIKAIRAATAPDFPIVFRYSQWKQQDFTVQLLETPQLLEEFLAPLCDAGVDIFHCSTRRYWESEFEGSELNLAGWTKKITGKPTISVGSVGLGGDDFISAMAGKGAATRSIDDLIERMDKGEFDLIAVGRALLQDPNWTNKIRNGKYEELEQYSGDSINTLS, encoded by the coding sequence ATGAATAAAAATATAGATTCACTATTTAAACCATTCAGCCTCAAAAGCTTGTCACTAGAAAATAGAATAGTGATGGCTCCTATGACGCGAGGATTTTCGCGTGGTGGTCTACCCACTTCTGATATGGCTGATTATTATCAACGTCGGGCTGAAGGTGGTACAGGTTTAATTATTACGGAAGGTACAACGATTAACGATCCAGTAGCTTCTATGGGAAAAGGCATCCCCTATTTCCACGGTGAACAAGCGCTGGCAGGTTGGGAAAATACAGTAAAAGCTGTGCATTCCTTCGGGGGCAAAATTATGCCTCAATTATGGCATGCAGGTATGATGCGCGATCCTAAAATATCTCCTAATTCAGAGTTATCAAGTATAGGACCTTCTGGTTTACTTCTCCCAGGAAAACAACTGACAGAGCCGATGACTTTGGCTCAAATTGAAAACGTAATTAAGGGATTTGCTGTCGCTGCGGCCGATGCAATGCGTATTGGTTTCGACGGAATTGAAATTCATGCGGCACATGGTTATCTTATTGATCAATTTTTCTGGAGTGGTACCAATCAACGAACAGATGAGTGGGGTGGGAGTATGGCCAATCGCGGGCGCTTTGCTGTAGAAATTATCAAAGCTATTCGTGCAGCAACGGCACCTGATTTCCCTATTGTATTTCGCTACTCTCAGTGGAAGCAGCAAGATTTCACGGTTCAGCTGTTAGAAACGCCGCAATTACTGGAGGAATTCTTAGCACCTTTATGTGATGCCGGTGTTGATATTTTCCATTGTTCAACTCGCCGCTACTGGGAAAGTGAATTTGAAGGAAGTGAACTGAATTTAGCCGGTTGGACCAAAAAAATCACCGGTAAACCTACCATCAGTGTTGGTTCGGTCGGACTTGGAGGTGACGATTTTATAAGCGCTATGGCCGGCAAAGGTGCGGCTACCCGTTCAATTGATGATTTGATTGAACGTATGGACAAGGGAGAGTTCGACTTGATCGCTGTTGGTCGTGCTTTATTACAAGATCCTAACTGGACAAACAAAATTCGGAACGGTAAATATGAAGAACTTGAGCAATACTCAGGAGATTCGATTAATACTTTGTCGTAA
- a CDS encoding enoyl-CoA hydratase produces the protein MSTIEANNQAPSPVLTEQIGKVALITLNRPGRLNAISEGMTSALINAIKTADAAKDVNVIVLTGAGRAFCAGVDLKDIADNDSNIVEEREMMETFEQCKKPIIGAINGAAMTGGLELALYCDFLYAADSAIFGDTHAKVGLMPTWGMSQKLPRIIGINRTREMSLSGDIIDASTAMQWGLVNKLCSKETLLEETLTKAQSIAEHIQINTQNLKKLINEGWKSTLEQGLLLEEKYSFPHNKTVDFGEMMAVLEKVKKKNR, from the coding sequence ATGAGTACTATAGAAGCAAATAATCAAGCACCCTCCCCTGTACTAACTGAACAAATCGGTAAGGTAGCACTTATTACACTTAACCGCCCAGGTAGACTTAACGCCATATCAGAGGGGATGACCAGCGCCCTCATTAACGCAATTAAAACCGCTGATGCTGCAAAAGACGTTAACGTTATCGTTTTGACCGGTGCTGGTCGCGCATTTTGTGCCGGTGTTGACCTCAAAGACATTGCTGACAATGATTCTAATATCGTTGAGGAGCGTGAGATGATGGAAACTTTCGAACAATGTAAAAAACCGATTATCGGCGCCATTAACGGCGCGGCCATGACAGGAGGGCTTGAACTGGCGCTTTACTGCGATTTTCTTTATGCGGCAGACTCAGCCATATTTGGAGATACACACGCCAAAGTAGGATTGATGCCTACGTGGGGAATGTCACAAAAATTACCACGGATTATTGGTATTAACCGCACACGCGAAATGAGCCTCTCCGGTGATATCATAGACGCATCAACTGCTATGCAATGGGGATTAGTCAATAAACTGTGTAGTAAAGAAACTCTGCTAGAAGAAACCCTCACTAAAGCCCAATCAATTGCTGAACATATCCAAATCAATACTCAAAACCTAAAGAAGCTCATCAACGAGGGATGGAAGTCGACGTTAGAGCAAGGATTGTTGTTGGAAGAAAAATACTCATTCCCTCACAATAAGACGGTAGATTTCGGCGAAATGATGGCCGTTTTAGAAAAAGTAAAAAAGAAAAATAGATAA
- a CDS encoding IS66 family transposase, which translates to MSKPFTDIDGKALEALIERVNEAKENNLALSPEDYQLLLDALLTLATTQTRLANHDVTVHKLRKLLGIEKSSEKLGSVLKQTKASSGKKNKKRSNDNGEGFTPVKPTIIVHGLVDVNKGDTCVECLTGKVYKTEPGSLLRITGQSPFKPEQHVMERLRCNTCGAYFTAPLPDDVLTDGLSTQKYGYSARSLMAIYKYFAGLPFYRQSSIQKLLGVKITASTVFDQVELVCNAIYPVYQLLFNLAADGKHYYLDDTTNRILDAKSVIKKARNSEKVITRTGVYTSGVIATLADNRHIVLFETNIGHAGEFIDSILHKRSQSCAKPLIMSDALASNRPTVREAITSLCNSHARRQFVDVINHFPIEVEHVLKRYGEIWVNDDYTKEEKLTPSARLAYHQTHSAPIMEAIKLWGETHLANETVEENSGLGKAIRYFIKHYVGLSYFCSTEGVKIDNNRIEAMLKIVVRDRKNAMFHKTLLGATIGDVITSVIATASEAGINVFDYFTTLQREKEQVKKTPEDYLPWNYLAKNSIT; encoded by the coding sequence GTGAGCAAACCTTTTACCGACATTGATGGCAAAGCCCTTGAAGCGCTGATAGAGCGCGTGAACGAGGCCAAAGAAAACAATCTGGCCTTAAGCCCAGAGGATTATCAGTTATTACTTGATGCGTTATTGACCTTAGCCACCACGCAAACCCGCTTAGCGAATCATGATGTTACCGTGCATAAACTGCGAAAATTGTTAGGTATTGAAAAATCATCTGAAAAACTAGGCTCGGTGCTTAAGCAAACTAAAGCGTCATCGGGCAAGAAAAATAAAAAGCGTAGCAACGATAATGGTGAAGGTTTCACCCCGGTTAAACCCACGATTATCGTTCATGGACTAGTTGACGTAAATAAAGGCGATACCTGTGTTGAGTGCTTAACCGGTAAGGTTTATAAAACCGAGCCAGGTAGCTTGCTACGTATCACCGGACAAAGTCCTTTCAAACCTGAGCAGCATGTCATGGAGCGTCTTCGTTGTAATACCTGCGGTGCTTATTTTACCGCACCACTGCCGGACGATGTCTTAACCGATGGCTTAAGTACTCAAAAATATGGTTATTCAGCACGTTCTTTAATGGCGATTTATAAATACTTTGCTGGACTGCCTTTTTATCGTCAAAGCAGTATTCAAAAATTACTGGGGGTAAAAATCACCGCGTCAACGGTTTTTGACCAAGTAGAGCTTGTTTGTAATGCTATTTATCCCGTGTACCAATTGCTCTTCAATTTAGCGGCTGATGGTAAACACTACTATTTAGATGACACAACTAACCGTATTCTTGATGCGAAATCGGTGATAAAGAAAGCACGCAACAGTGAGAAAGTCATCACACGTACGGGCGTTTATACCTCAGGTGTTATCGCAACGCTGGCTGATAACCGTCATATTGTTTTATTTGAGACTAACATCGGGCACGCGGGAGAATTCATTGACAGTATTTTGCACAAGCGCAGTCAATCATGCGCCAAACCACTCATCATGAGTGATGCGCTAGCGAGCAATCGGCCGACGGTACGTGAGGCGATAACGTCACTGTGTAATAGCCACGCAAGACGACAATTTGTAGATGTTATCAATCACTTTCCAATTGAGGTCGAGCATGTCCTCAAACGCTATGGTGAAATATGGGTCAATGATGACTATACGAAAGAAGAAAAGTTAACCCCGAGCGCAAGACTGGCCTATCATCAAACGCATTCAGCGCCCATCATGGAAGCCATAAAATTGTGGGGAGAAACGCATTTAGCCAATGAAACCGTTGAAGAAAACAGTGGCCTAGGCAAAGCTATTCGCTACTTTATCAAACATTATGTCGGACTGAGTTACTTTTGCAGCACTGAAGGAGTAAAAATCGACAATAATCGTATTGAAGCGATGCTCAAAATTGTGGTGAGAGACAGAAAAAACGCGATGTTCCACAAAACCTTACTGGGGGCAACGATTGGGGATGTCATTACCTCGGTCATCGCGACGGCAAGTGAGGCGGGTATTAATGTCTTTGACTACTTCACCACCTTACAACGAGAAAAAGAGCAGGTAAAAAAGACCCCTGAAGATTATTTACCCTGGAATTATCTCGCTAAAAATTCAATCACCTAA
- a CDS encoding TonB-dependent receptor — MKQPNFKKKAIALAIALTTLSGAANSAELEVIEVTSQKRVENLQNIAVSVIALSGEDIANTGATDFETISDALPNVDISSAPGIKKISIRGLGSGTGNPAFEQSVGLYVDGVYASRVDLFQEPFLDIDRLEVLKGPQGVLLGKNSIAGALSINSVKPTNVLEGSISAGYEFENESYQTTGIINVPITDNLAGRLAVKYSSTGAYLDNGSIGNDATEAKATTIRGSLLWDASDDTQIYLKVETSDLDETGSPFQLEADRTPGSLPYIMDNTPPGSLGPAGGLAEAYYRGSIAGGEDYIMNGTSYTNEDTILDQQSESVTFQVTHNIGDHELVYLAGYAGFDKEALIDQDFSATDILTTDETRDYKQLSHELRIVSPKGETIDYIAGIYYLDREFNQLSNVYAFGPIEALRATSQANYNEESTSKSAFGQVTWNIADNFRASVGGRYSEEKKTGTKGELRSEFRSTDPITDPIKAATLAALFGPGTWEYTRSITEYSFDPSFNVQWNIDSDKMAYFSWTKASKAGGFDASEGLNQPENFIYKPEEAAGIEFGLKMDLLENSARLNITIFRTEFDDLQVSSWDPTTGVSGAFVTTNAGKAISQGIEVDALYAVTDSLTVGGNVAYLQSEYDEFFTGCATNAVEAAKLGCEIIDGVSQKNLSGYQTESAPKWTGSIFGEYFTTIGGMNAKTLVNAIYKSETVLDPSQDSHLIEDGYVKVNVNFTLSSEDDVWAVDLGVYNLTDEQPTTFGGQAPFVPGTYWKNLGRGREIKANVTYRFEE; from the coding sequence ATGAAACAACCAAATTTTAAGAAAAAGGCAATAGCCCTCGCAATAGCACTTACAACACTCTCAGGTGCAGCAAATTCAGCAGAGTTGGAAGTGATTGAAGTAACATCACAGAAACGTGTAGAAAATTTACAAAACATAGCCGTTTCCGTCATTGCCTTGTCAGGAGAAGACATTGCTAACACTGGCGCTACTGATTTTGAAACTATTTCTGACGCATTGCCAAATGTAGATATATCATCAGCACCAGGCATCAAAAAAATATCAATCCGCGGCCTAGGCAGCGGCACTGGTAATCCAGCATTCGAACAATCCGTTGGCCTTTATGTCGATGGTGTATACGCTTCTCGCGTGGATCTGTTCCAAGAACCCTTTTTGGATATTGATCGCTTAGAAGTACTAAAAGGACCACAAGGTGTACTATTAGGTAAAAATAGTATCGCCGGTGCTTTGTCAATTAATTCTGTCAAACCCACGAATGTTTTAGAAGGCAGTATTTCAGCCGGCTATGAATTTGAAAACGAAAGCTATCAAACGACCGGTATAATTAACGTCCCTATTACAGACAATCTAGCAGGTCGCTTGGCCGTAAAATATTCATCTACAGGTGCCTACCTGGATAATGGATCCATCGGCAATGATGCAACCGAAGCTAAGGCAACTACCATCCGCGGTTCACTACTCTGGGACGCCAGTGATGATACCCAAATATACCTGAAGGTTGAAACTTCCGACCTTGACGAAACTGGCAGCCCTTTCCAGCTAGAGGCTGATAGGACTCCCGGTTCTTTACCTTACATCATGGATAATACGCCTCCTGGAAGTCTTGGACCAGCAGGAGGACTTGCTGAAGCCTACTATCGTGGTTCTATTGCTGGAGGCGAAGATTATATTATGAATGGTACATCATACACCAATGAAGATACAATACTTGACCAGCAATCCGAAAGTGTCACTTTTCAGGTAACCCATAATATTGGCGATCATGAGTTGGTCTACCTAGCTGGATACGCTGGATTCGACAAGGAAGCACTGATTGATCAAGACTTTTCTGCTACGGATATTCTAACAACTGACGAGACGAGAGACTATAAACAGTTAAGTCATGAATTAAGAATTGTGTCGCCCAAGGGTGAAACAATTGATTATATCGCCGGTATATATTACCTAGATCGTGAATTCAATCAGCTTTCCAATGTTTATGCTTTTGGTCCAATCGAAGCTTTAAGGGCAACAAGTCAAGCTAATTATAACGAAGAATCAACATCTAAGTCAGCATTCGGACAAGTCACCTGGAATATTGCAGATAACTTCAGAGCCAGTGTAGGTGGTCGTTATTCAGAAGAAAAGAAAACAGGGACTAAAGGTGAGCTTCGAAGTGAATTCCGGTCAACCGATCCAATAACAGACCCAATTAAAGCCGCTACGCTTGCTGCCCTGTTCGGTCCTGGTACTTGGGAATATACGCGGAGCATAACTGAATACAGTTTTGACCCTTCTTTTAATGTTCAATGGAATATTGATTCTGACAAGATGGCCTATTTTAGCTGGACAAAGGCTAGTAAAGCTGGCGGCTTTGATGCGAGTGAAGGTTTAAACCAACCCGAGAACTTTATTTACAAACCAGAAGAAGCCGCAGGTATCGAATTCGGCTTAAAGATGGATTTACTTGAAAACAGCGCTCGACTAAATATTACTATCTTTAGAACGGAGTTCGATGATCTTCAGGTAAGCTCATGGGATCCAACCACTGGGGTATCTGGTGCCTTCGTAACAACGAACGCAGGTAAGGCTATTTCACAAGGTATTGAAGTAGACGCTCTGTATGCCGTAACGGATAGCCTAACTGTTGGTGGTAATGTTGCCTATTTACAATCGGAATACGATGAGTTTTTTACCGGATGTGCAACCAATGCTGTCGAAGCAGCTAAACTTGGCTGTGAAATTATTGACGGCGTAAGTCAGAAAAATCTGTCTGGATACCAGACCGAAAGTGCGCCTAAGTGGACAGGTTCAATCTTTGGAGAGTACTTTACAACTATTGGTGGTATGAATGCTAAAACACTAGTAAATGCTATTTATAAGAGTGAAACAGTGCTTGACCCTTCTCAAGATTCACACCTCATTGAAGATGGCTACGTAAAGGTTAATGTTAATTTTACGCTAAGCTCAGAGGATGACGTATGGGCTGTTGATTTAGGTGTATACAACTTGACCGACGAGCAACCTACCACCTTTGGTGGACAGGCGCCCTTTGTTCCTGGAACATACTGGAAGAATCTAGGTCGCGGTCGTGAAATCAAAGCGAACGTAACATATAGATTTGAAGAATAG
- the tnpB gene encoding IS66 family insertion sequence element accessory protein TnpB (TnpB, as the term is used for proteins encoded by IS66 family insertion elements, is considered an accessory protein, since TnpC, encoded by a neighboring gene, is a DDE family transposase.), producing MIHLTADTHILIAIEPADFRQGIDGLAATCRYKLSVNPRSGTVFVFINRNKTMVRALSYDGTGFWLMTKRLSKGKFQNWPSSNKSIEQIIAKKLRKLLCDNDPLWEKTDPLY from the coding sequence ATGATCCATTTAACCGCTGACACCCACATATTAATCGCGATTGAACCCGCTGATTTTCGCCAGGGCATTGATGGTTTAGCCGCAACATGCCGTTATAAATTATCGGTTAACCCACGTTCGGGTACTGTGTTTGTCTTTATTAATCGCAATAAAACCATGGTGCGCGCATTATCGTATGATGGTACTGGCTTTTGGCTCATGACCAAGCGTTTATCTAAAGGAAAGTTTCAAAATTGGCCGTCATCAAACAAAAGTATTGAACAGATCATCGCGAAAAAACTGCGAAAACTATTGTGTGACAACGATCCATTATGGGAAAAAACGGATCCTCTTTACTGA
- a CDS encoding serine hydrolase domain-containing protein encodes MKSTTEKKCQIHGMVEPGFESIKQLYEHNMQTTEENSQLCVYYQGDKVVDLWASTTEDDNFSPDSIINIFSSGKSLEAIAMASLVSKGLLSYDAKITQYWPEFGANGKEELTVADLMRHEAGLANFDTSLEMEDLFTESIKKNNVGRIIESQAQIYASPDGSKRQYHALTRGWIANEVFRRVDPTGRTIGEFLREDISNPLKADTIIGVKKHEISQISEVTPLGFGTQFLESLKPKFLGRVTPHNIAQIIGSIIKLVPSIYKKVKAGNPPVFSGITGIGFINTPSFTMGETPSANTFSSARGLAKIAAMMSAGGKWEGTEYLSEQAWKAMHENPVKADMGGLTITRFTQGGIDSFTTCTPDSTHSERALNQGREGFYGWMGFGGSIFQWHPELDIGFSFVPTTLHALDFLNERGKRYQTEILNCIAKISKQKKS; translated from the coding sequence ATGAAGTCTACTACAGAAAAAAAATGCCAAATCCATGGCATGGTAGAACCTGGATTTGAGTCAATTAAACAGCTGTACGAACACAATATGCAGACTACAGAAGAAAATTCTCAGCTGTGTGTATACTACCAAGGAGATAAAGTAGTCGATTTGTGGGCATCGACAACGGAAGATGACAACTTCTCACCTGACTCTATAATCAACATATTCAGTAGTGGAAAAAGCCTTGAAGCTATCGCGATGGCCTCGCTTGTAAGCAAAGGTTTGCTCAGCTACGACGCCAAGATTACACAGTACTGGCCAGAATTTGGTGCGAACGGTAAAGAAGAGCTAACCGTTGCTGACCTAATGCGTCATGAAGCAGGTCTTGCAAATTTTGATACATCTCTCGAGATGGAGGATCTCTTCACAGAAAGTATCAAAAAGAACAACGTTGGCCGTATTATTGAAAGCCAAGCACAAATCTATGCCAGCCCAGACGGAAGTAAAAGACAGTATCACGCTCTCACTCGGGGTTGGATTGCCAACGAGGTGTTTCGAAGAGTTGACCCCACTGGCCGTACCATTGGCGAGTTTCTACGTGAAGATATCAGTAACCCGCTCAAAGCAGATACCATTATTGGCGTCAAAAAACATGAAATCTCGCAAATATCCGAAGTAACACCACTAGGGTTTGGAACCCAATTCCTAGAGAGCTTGAAACCTAAGTTCCTTGGTAGAGTCACGCCACACAACATCGCTCAAATTATAGGGTCAATAATCAAACTTGTTCCTAGCATATATAAAAAGGTGAAAGCAGGCAACCCTCCTGTTTTCAGTGGCATAACCGGCATAGGATTCATCAATACCCCAAGCTTCACCATGGGCGAAACCCCATCTGCTAATACATTCAGCTCTGCGAGAGGTTTAGCAAAGATTGCAGCCATGATGTCAGCTGGTGGTAAATGGGAAGGCACCGAATATTTGAGCGAACAAGCCTGGAAAGCAATGCACGAAAACCCCGTGAAGGCGGATATGGGCGGATTAACCATTACTCGATTTACCCAAGGCGGCATAGACAGTTTCACAACATGCACTCCAGATAGCACTCATAGTGAGCGTGCCTTGAATCAAGGTAGAGAAGGATTTTATGGGTGGATGGGATTCGGTGGATCTATTTTCCAGTGGCACCCAGAGCTGGATATTGGCTTCTCGTTTGTACCAACAACGCTACACGCACTAGATTTTCTCAATGAGCGAGGTAAACGCTACCAAACAGAAATATTGAACTGTATCGCAAAAATATCCAAGCAGAAAAAATCGTAA
- a CDS encoding enoyl-CoA hydratase-related protein: MHPSNLVAIIKTDQKGEVELGCRKLTDVQAAIRGFDRPIIGAINGVAVTGGFELALWCDVLIVSPEAKFADTHARVGVIPGWGLSQRLSRLIGINRERELSFTGNFLSASKAENWGLVNRIVESEALLPICKALAEDMASCDRQTLVRYKQIINEGAGMDLDNALKYERLGTELHSASQTKLAVMKNKDSIMSRSRAKSAV, from the coding sequence TTGCATCCTAGTAATTTGGTTGCGATCATTAAAACAGATCAAAAAGGGGAAGTTGAGCTAGGCTGCCGTAAGCTCACCGATGTTCAAGCAGCCATACGGGGCTTTGATCGTCCAATTATTGGTGCGATTAATGGTGTTGCCGTAACTGGCGGGTTTGAGTTGGCGTTATGGTGTGATGTTCTTATAGTATCGCCAGAGGCTAAATTTGCCGACACCCATGCGCGTGTAGGTGTAATTCCCGGTTGGGGGTTGTCACAGCGTTTGTCCCGACTGATAGGTATCAACCGAGAGCGAGAGCTCTCTTTTACAGGTAACTTTCTTTCTGCGTCGAAGGCAGAAAACTGGGGTTTGGTTAATCGCATAGTGGAGTCAGAGGCGTTGCTGCCCATTTGCAAAGCACTTGCTGAGGATATGGCCAGTTGTGACAGGCAAACCCTCGTTCGCTATAAACAGATAATAAACGAAGGTGCAGGAATGGATCTTGATAACGCCCTTAAATACGAGCGACTCGGTACGGAGTTACACTCGGCAAGTCAAACAAAGCTTGCGGTGATGAAGAACAAAGACAGCATTATGTCTCGGTCCAGAGCCAAGTCAGCTGTGTAG